A region of the Pseudomonas sp. A34-9 genome:
CGGCATCGACCCCCGGCAGGTTCAGACGCGTGATGGTATCGATGGCGCGCGCACCATGAATGGTTGGCAAAAAGGTTTCCACATCGACGTCATGGCGCACTGCCCAGGCTGACCAGATCCGCTCGGCGGCGGCGATGGAATTGAGGACAGTGCCGTCCATGTCGAACAGAAACGCGCCGAACGCGCGATCGAATACAGCATCGTGAGCAGACAAAAGTTCGCATCCTCTGGCAAAAAACCGGGCAAGCAATGTAGCACTTGCCCGGTCGATTCACCCAGCGTGTCAGTGCAGGCGCGGCGCCTTGGATTTGAAAGCGCTGTCGACGCAGTCGAGCAATTGACCGATGGCCCAGGGCTTTTTGATGAACGCCACCGGATACTTGACCCCGGAGGTCTCGGGCGTTTCATAGCCGGACATGACCATCACCGGTTTGTCCGGCCAGCGGTCGCCGACGAGGTTGGCCAGGTCGGCGCCATTAAGGGTGCCGGGCATGGTGATGTCGGTCAGTAGCAACGCCAC
Encoded here:
- a CDS encoding response regulator; protein product: MCPTPTADAHLPDGLILVVEDDPLILEFLCEILQEEGFKVEPQTSADAASLYLEQNAPNVALLLTDITMPGTLNGADLANLVGDRWPDKPVMVMSGYETPETSGVKYPVAFIKKPWAIGQLLDCVDSAFKSKAPRLH